From the genome of Populus trichocarpa isolate Nisqually-1 chromosome 15, P.trichocarpa_v4.1, whole genome shotgun sequence, one region includes:
- the LOC18110464 gene encoding uncharacterized protein LOC18110464 isoform X3 — protein sequence MATPKQHIEHIRKTTFSIGGEKNPLAPMLDQAVKYLSAELYAKDVHFLMELIQNAEDNEYLERVDPSLEFVITSRDITNTGAPATLLIFNNEKGFSAKNIESICNVGNSTKKGNRKRGYIGEKGIGFKSVFLIAAQPYIFSNGYQIRFNEKPCPHCNLGYIVPEWVDDSPSLSDIKQIYGSASTLPTTTLILPLKPDKVNPVKQQLSSIHPEILLFLSKIKRLSVREENEDPRLNTVSAVAITKETNFMQRKNIDAESYTLHLSADENSDEFEKECSYYLWKQKFPVRQENRVDMRMEVEDLVITLAFPNGERLHRGMKYSPGIYAFLPTEMVTDFPFIIQADFILASSRETIRWDNIWNQGILDCVPFAFIEAFVSLVKTVHGAPASSLPRMFKFLPVHSPPFEKLNSVRESIKAKLAEKDIIPSESYTAQQFFHKPREVGRLMPAFWNILKKTRERGVSLHKLSSHGCYVLNSSFDKPEYDDILDFLGVRPVSSEWYVKCIQGSNIVMGVSEETYLELLHFLAVNWQSEFHSTGMGNIPLIKYVGTDGSVSLCSVNESAQLYGKTLCLSLQSSRVSWLIDWNREFRCMANHFFVPRTTQEAICSSSNKELVLKWLVDLVKIKALSVYHYADLYGDQVSCDRKLVIAYAHFLHHSFLNDYLSEREVVSLCGKMPLVDSYGHVIKARNAVLVPANESKWVQLIGSNPWSEESYVELGEDYLHPACFAGTSTVGNQLMNFLKVYVKASDIPHISPPNAGIPTASTPLTKQNAFLLLDWIRELKRCGIHIPARFMACIQEGSWLKITMNGSPGYKPPSQSFLLASSNRSSKWGNILQSASVLVDIPLIDQGFYGHKITEYREELRTVGVMFEYGEACKFIGNHLMSLAASSALTKSNVISILNFIRFLRQNFLSLDEFIGRIKEERWLRTCWGDRSPVGSVLYDQEWTTARQISDIPFIDEDYYGEDILFFKPELQLLGVVVGFNESYQLVVDCFKSPSCLSTLTKEAFLLVLDCMHHSNSAHKLVNAVKSTKCLKTNLGYKCPGDCFLFNPEWGCLLKVFGGFPLVDSNFYGSSIISHNTELKELGVKVDFEDAVRVFVHTFIKQASSSSITKDNVFSFISCYRKLKGTPNKFPSDLKKCIREVKWLRTRLGDYRSPRECILFGPVWELIYPITRLPFIDDSDKYYGNGIHEYRNELKSMGVVVEFKTGVKFVAAGLCFPQNPRCIAPGNVLSLLECIRALLQENDYSFPDAFLKNISRGWLKTHAGFRSPGNCCLFNSRWSSHVRPTDGPFIDEDFYGSDIKLYSKELSAIGVDEEKVCSLLASHLDSHSEFDTIVRVYDFLRENKWKPDSDATRKIWIPDGLENGMWVDPEECALHDKNGLFGLQLNVLENHYKPKLLHFFSSSFNVKSNPSFDDYCKLWKVWESLGRPLTHAECCAFWECVMMQRSSRTERTLADDLVKLPVVLRSGEILLSSKSDVFIADDLLLKDLFEKFSSRPIFVWCPQPNLPSLPRTRLLEVYRKIGVRTVSESVLKEELSLADGVELSQMDSRDAGIGKELIRLILGFLADPSLDMEATKRHGAVQCLLNLKVLETMEPITVSYSLLLSDGEPLKVKASRMIRWDKECSKFFTQKMDKAGGRKNLIEYATSFSEEIARGVLWDKEDQIKALSELIKLAFLLNFDEQAVQFLMKSNNLQTFLEDEEFLNAAFPSV from the exons AATGCTGAAGATAATGAATACTTGGAAAGGGTGGATCCTTCACTTGAGTTTGTCATAACATCTCGAGATATAACAAACACTGGTGCGCCTGCTACTTTGCTCATCTTCAATAATGAGAAGGGTTTTTCTGCCAAAAATATCGAGTCCATTTGCAATGTTGGAAATTCCACTAAGAAAGGGAACCGGAAGCGTGGCTATATTGGGGAGAAAG GAATTGGATTCAAGAGTGTGTTTCTTATTGCTGCTCAGCCTTACATATTCAGCAATGGCTATCAGATACGATTCAATGAAAAGCCCTGTCCACACTGCAATCTTGGATACATAGTTCCTGAATGGGTTGATGATAGCCCATCTCTTTCTGACATAAAACAGATTTATGGTTCCGCTTCTACCCTCCCAACTACTACACTGATTTTGCCTCTGAAGCCTGATAAGGTGAACCCCGTGAAGCAGCAGCTGTCGAGTATTCATCCTGAAATCCTGCTGTTCCTTTCAAAGATAAAACGTCTTTCTGTCAGGGAAGAAAATGAGGATCCCAGGCTCAACACTGTTAGTGCAGTAGCTATTACCAAAGAGACAAATTTCATGCAAAGGAAAAACATTGATGCCGAGTCCTACACCCTCCATCTGTCTGCAGATGAAAAcagtgatgaatttgaaaaggaaTGCAGCTACTACTTGTGGAAACAGAAATTTCCTGTCAGGCAGGAAAACAGAGTCGACATGAGAATGGAAGTGGAGGATTTGGTGATCACTTTGGCTTTTCCTAATGGAGAGCGCCTCCATAGGGGAATGAAGTACTCCCCTGGAATATATGCATTTCTTCCAACGGAGATGGTGACCGACTTTCCCTTCATAATTCAAGCAGATTTTATTCTAGCATCATCAAGGGAAACAATACGATGGGACAACATATGGAACCAGGGAATTCTTGATTGTGTTCCCTTTGCTTTTATCGAAGCATTTGTCTCATTAGTCAAAACAGTGCATGGTGCACCAGCATCTAGTTTGCCTCGAATGTTCAAGTTCTTGCCGGTCCATAGCCCCCCCTTTGAAAAGTTGAATTCAGTGAGGGAATCAATTAAAGCGAAGCTGGCTGAAAAGGATATCATTCCAAGTGAGTCATACACAGCACAACAGTTCTTTCATAAACCACGTGAAGTTGGCCGATTAATGCCTGCTTTCTGGAATATACTGAAGAAGACAAGGGAGCGAGGAGTGAGCTTGCACAAACTTTCATCCCATGGTTGCTATGTTCTGAATTCTTCATTTGATAAGCCAGAGTATGATGACATACTGGATTTCTTGGGGGTGAGACCGGTAAGCAGTGAGTGGTATGTAAAGTGCATTCAAGGCTCTAATATTGTAATGGGAGTCTCAGAGGAAACGTACCTGGAGCTTCTTCATTTCCTTGCTGTTAATTGGCAGTCCGAGTTTCACAGCACAGGCATGGGGAACATTCCACTAATTAAATATGTGGGTACTGATGGGAGCGTGTCTTTGTGCTCTGTTAATGAATCTGCTCAACTGTATGGTAAAACTCTGTGCCTATCACTTCAATCTTCTCGTGTCTCATGGTTGATTGATTGGAACAGAGAGTTCCGATGCATGGCAAATCATTTTTTTGTGCCAAGAACCACACAAGAAGCTATCTGTTCATCATCTAACAAAGAACTTGTGTTAAAATGGCTTGTAGACCTGGTTAAAATCAAAGCTTTAAGCGTATATCATTACGCAGATCTCTACGGAGATCAAGTCAGTTGCGACCGGAAACTTGTCATTGCCTATGCTCACTTCTTACATCACTCATTCTTAAATGACTATCTATCGGAAAGGGAAGTTGTTTCTTTGTGTGGTAAGATGCCACTTGTTGATAGCTATGGCCATGTGATCAAAGCAAGGAATGCGGTTCTCGTCCCAGCTAATGAAAGCAAATGGGTGCAATTGATTGGTTCTAATCCTTGGAGCGAAGAAAGCTATGTTGAGTTAGGAGAAGACTACTTGCATCCTGCATGTTTTGCTGGCACAAGCACGGTGGGAAACCAACTCATGAATTTCCTTAAAGTTTATGTTAAGGCTTCTGATATTCCTCACATATCTCCCCCCAATGCTGGAATACCTACTGCGTCAACACCACTTACCAAACAAAATGCATTTCTGCTGTTGGATTGGATTCGTGAGCTGAAACGGTGTGGAATTCACATTCCAGCAAGGTTCATGGCTTGCATACAGGAGGGTAGCTGGCTGAAAATTACTATGAATGGCTCTCCTGGTTACAAACCACCATCACAGTCATTCCTACTTGCTTCGAGCAACAGAAGCTCAAAGTGGGGAAACATTTTGCAGAGTGCATCTGTGCTTGTCGATATTCCTTTGATAGATCAGGGTTTTTATGGTCATAAAATTACGGAGTATAGAGAGGAGCTACGGACAGTTGGGGTCATGTTTGAGTATGGAGAGGCATGCAAATTTATTGGGAACCATCTCATGTCTTTGGCAGCTTCATCCGCTTTAACTAAAAGCAATGTTATCTCCATACTGAATTTCATCAGATTTTTGAGGCAGAATTTTCTTTCTCTAGATGAATTCATTGGcagaattaaagaagaaaggTGGCTAAGGACTTGTTGGGGTGATAGGTCTCCGGTTGGATCTGTTCTATATGATCAGGAGTGGACAACTGCGAGGCAAATTAGTGACATCCCTTTCATTGATGAAGATTACTATGGCGAGGACATCCTTTTTTTCAAACCAGAACTCCAGTTGCTTGGCGTTGTAGTTGGCTTCAATGAAAGTTATCAATTGGTTGTTGATTGCTTTAAATCGCCTTCATGCTTATCTACTCTGACAAAGGAGGCCTTTCTTCTGGTTTTGGATTGCATGCATCATTCTAATTCTGCTCACAAACTAGTTAATGCAGTGAAAAGTACAAAATGCTTAAAGACAAACTTAGGTTACAAATGTCCTGGCGATTGTTTCTTGTTTAATCCTGAATGGGGTTGTCTTCTAAAGGTCTTTGGTGGTTTCCCATTGGTTGATAGTAATTTCTATGGAAGCAGCATCATCTCTCACAATACGGAGTTGAAGGAGCTGGGAGTAAAGGTAGACTTTGAGGATGCTGTCAGAGTGTTTGTTCACACTTTTATAAAGCAGGCATCTTCGTCTTCCATTACAAAGGACAATGTGTTTTCATTCATATCATGCTACAGAAAACTGAAGGGAACTCCAAACAAATTTCCTTCAGATCTTAAGAAGTGCATCCGCGAGGTGAAATGGCTGCGGACTCGGCTTGGTGATTATAGATCTCCAAGAGAATGTATTCTGTTCGGTCCTGTGTGGGAGTTAATTTATCCAATTACTCGCCTTCCGTTTATCGATGACAGCGACAAATACTATGGGAATGGCATTCATGAGTATCGAAACGAGCTGAAGAGTATGGGGGTCGTTGTTGAATTTAAAACCGGTGTGAAGTTTGTGGCTGCTGGTCTTTGCTTTCCTCAAAATCCACGTTGCATAGCTCCCGGGAATGTGCTTTCATTACTGGAATGCATCCGTGCTTTACTGCAAGAAAACGATTACTCCTTTCCCGATGcttttctgaaaaatatttcTCGAGGATGGTTAAAGACCCATGCTGGTTTCAGGTCTCCGGGTAACTGCTGTTTGTTCAATTCCCGGTGGAGTTCCCACGTGAGGCCTACTGATGGACCATTCATTGATGAAGATTTTTATGGTTCTGACATCAAATTGTATTCAAAAGAGCTCAGTGCAATaggagttgatgaagaaaagGTTTGCTCATTGCTTGCCAGTCATCTTGATTCCCATTCTGAATTCGACACTATAGTTCGAGTATATGATTTTCTGAGAGAAAATAAGTGGAAACCAGATAGTGATGCTACCAGAAAGATTTGGATTCCAGATGGACTTGAGAATGGAATGTGGGTTGACCCAGAAGAATGTGCTCTGCATGACAAAAATGGTCTCTTTGGTCTGCAGCTGAATGTATTGGAGAATCATTATAAGCCAAAATTACTTCATTTCTTCTCCAGTTCATTTAATGTTAAATCCAATCCTTCATTTGATGATTACTGTAAGCTTTGGAAGGTTTGGGAAAGTTTAGGAAGACCATTGACACATGCTGAGTGCTGTGCTTTTTGGGAGTGTGTTATGATGCAAAGGAGCTCAAGGACAGAGAGAACCCTTGCTGATGATTTGGTAAAGCTACCTGTTGTTTTGCGCTCTGGTGAAATTTTGTTGTCCAGCAAGAGTGATGTTTTTATTGCTGATGACCTTCTACTAAAGGACCTATTTGAGAAGTTCTCATCGCGCCCGATATTTGTCTGGTGTCCTCAGCCAAACTTGCCTTCTTTGCCTCGAACTAGGTTGCTTGAAGTCTACAGGAAAATTGGGGTTCGCACTGTATCTGAATCAGTGCTGAAGGAAGAATTGTCATTGGCAGATGGAGTAGAACTTAGTCAGATGGATTCGAGGGATGCTGGGATTGGAAAGGAGCTGATTAGACTGATTCTTGGCTTTCTAGCAGATCCTTCTCTTGATATGGAAGCAACAAAGAGGCATGGAGCTGTCCAGTGCCTCCTGAATCTTAAGGTGCTGGAGACTATGGAGCCAATTACTGTAAGCTATAGTTTATTGCTTTCTGACGGGGAACCTCTGAAGGTGAAAGCAAGCCGTATGATTCGCTGGGATAAAGAGTGTTCAAAGTTTTTCACACAGAAGATGGATAAAGCTGGTGGCCGGAAAAATCTTATTGAATATGCAACCTCTTTTTCTGAAGAAATAGCTCGGGGGGTGTTGTGGGATAAAGAAGATCAAATAAAAGCACTCTCTGAACTGATCAAGTTGGCTTTCCTCCTGAATTTTGATGAACAAGCTGTTCAATTCTTGATGAAATCTAATAATCTTCAAACTTTTCTGGAGGACGAGGAGTTCCTTAATGCTGCCTTCCCTTCTGTTTAG
- the LOC18110464 gene encoding uncharacterized protein LOC18110464 isoform X2, with translation MATPKQHIEHIRKTTFSIGGEKNPLAPMLDQAVKYLSAELYAKDVHFLMELIQNAEDNEYLERVDPSLEFVITSRDITNTGAPATLLIFNNEKGFSAKNIESICNVGNSTKKGNRKRGYIGEKGIGFKSVFLIAAQPYIFSNGYQIRFNEKPCPHCNLGYIVPEWVDDSPSLSDIKQIYGSASTLPTTTLILPLKPDKVNPVKQQLSSIHPEILLFLSKIKRLSVREENEDPRLNTVSAVAITKETNFMQRKNIDAESYTLHLSADENSDEFEKECSYYLWKQKFPVRQENRVDMRMEVEDLVITLAFPNGERLHRGMKYSPGIYAFLPTEMVTDFPFIIQADFILASSRETIRWDNIWNQGILDCVPFAFIEAFVSLVKTVHGAPASSLPRMFKFLPVHSPPFEKLNSVRESIKAKLAEKDIIPSESYTAQQFFHKPREVGRLMPAFWNILKKTRERGVSLHKLSSHGCYVLNSSFDKPEYDDILDFLGVRPVSSEWYVKCIQGSNIVMGVSEETYLELLHFLAVNWQSEFHSTGMGNIPLIKYVGTDGSVSLCSVNESAQLYGKTLCLSLQSSRVSWLIDWNREFRCMANHFFVPRTTQEAICSSSNKELVLKWLVDLVKIKALSVYHYADLYGDQVSCDRKLVIAYAHFLHHSFLNDYLSEREVVSLCGKMPLVDSYGHVIKARNAVLVPANESKWVQLIGSNPWSEESYVELGEDYLHPACFAGTSTVGNQLMNFLKVYVKASDIPHISPPNAGIPTASTPLTKQNAFLLLDWIRELKRCGIHIPARFMACIQEGSWLKITMNGSPGYKPPSQSFLLASSNRSSKWGNILQSASVLVDIPLIDQGFYGHKITEYREELRTVGVMFEYGEACKFIGNHLMSLAASSALTKSNVISILNFIRFLRQNFLSLDEFIGRIKEERWLRTCWGDRSPVGSVLYDQEWTTARQISDIPFIDEDYYGEDILFFKPELQLLGVVVGFNESYQLVVDCFKSPSCLSTLTKEAFLLVLDCMHHSNSAHKLVNAVKSTKCLKTNLGYKCPGDCFLFNPEWGCLLKVFGGFPLVDSNFYGSSIISHNTELKELGVKVDFEDAVRVFVHTFIKQASSSSITKDNVFSFISCYRKLKGTPNKFPSDLKKCIREVKWLRTRLGDYRSPRECILFGPVWELIYPITRLPFIDDSDKYYGNGIHEYRNELKSMGVVVEFKTGVKFVAAGLCFPQNPRCIAPGNVLSLLECIRALLQENDYSFPDAFLKNISRGWLKTHAGFRSPGNCCLFNSRWSSHVRPTDGPFIDEDFYGSDIKLYSKELSAIGVDEEKVCSLLASHLDSHSEFDTIVRVYDFLRENKWKPDSDATRKIWIPDGLENGMWVDPEECALHDKNGLFGLQLNVLENHYKPKLLHFFSSSFNVKSNPSFDDYCKLWKVWESLGRPLTHAECCAFWECVMMQRSSRTERTLADDLVKLPVVLRSGEILLSSKSDVFIADDLLLKDLFEKFSSRPIFVWCPQPNLPSLPRTRLLEVYRKIGVRTVSESVLKEELSLADGVELSQMDSRDAGIGKELIRLILGFLADPSLDMEATKRHGAVQCLLNLKVLETMEPITVSYSLLLSDGEPLKVKASRMIRWDKECSKFFTQKMDKAGGRKNLIEYATSFSEEIARGVLWDKEDQIKALSELIKLAFLLNFDEQAVQFLMKSNNLQTFLEDEEFLNAAFPSV, from the exons ATGGCAACTCCAAAACAACACATAGAACACATAAGAAAAACTACATTCTCAATAGGAGGAGAAAAGAACCCTTTGGCTCCTATGCTTGATCAGGCTGTCAAGTATCTTTCTGCTGAACTCTACGCTAAAGATGTCCACTTTCTTATGGAACTCATTCag AATGCTGAAGATAATGAATACTTGGAAAGGGTGGATCCTTCACTTGAGTTTGTCATAACATCTCGAGATATAACAAACACTGGTGCGCCTGCTACTTTGCTCATCTTCAATAATGAGAAGGGTTTTTCTGCCAAAAATATCGAGTCCATTTGCAATGTTGGAAATTCCACTAAGAAAGGGAACCGGAAGCGTGGCTATATTGGGGAGAAAG GAATTGGATTCAAGAGTGTGTTTCTTATTGCTGCTCAGCCTTACATATTCAGCAATGGCTATCAGATACGATTCAATGAAAAGCCCTGTCCACACTGCAATCTTGGATACATAGTTCCTGAATGGGTTGATGATAGCCCATCTCTTTCTGACATAAAACAGATTTATGGTTCCGCTTCTACCCTCCCAACTACTACACTGATTTTGCCTCTGAAGCCTGATAAGGTGAACCCCGTGAAGCAGCAGCTGTCGAGTATTCATCCTGAAATCCTGCTGTTCCTTTCAAAGATAAAACGTCTTTCTGTCAGGGAAGAAAATGAGGATCCCAGGCTCAACACTGTTAGTGCAGTAGCTATTACCAAAGAGACAAATTTCATGCAAAGGAAAAACATTGATGCCGAGTCCTACACCCTCCATCTGTCTGCAGATGAAAAcagtgatgaatttgaaaaggaaTGCAGCTACTACTTGTGGAAACAGAAATTTCCTGTCAGGCAGGAAAACAGAGTCGACATGAGAATGGAAGTGGAGGATTTGGTGATCACTTTGGCTTTTCCTAATGGAGAGCGCCTCCATAGGGGAATGAAGTACTCCCCTGGAATATATGCATTTCTTCCAACGGAGATGGTGACCGACTTTCCCTTCATAATTCAAGCAGATTTTATTCTAGCATCATCAAGGGAAACAATACGATGGGACAACATATGGAACCAGGGAATTCTTGATTGTGTTCCCTTTGCTTTTATCGAAGCATTTGTCTCATTAGTCAAAACAGTGCATGGTGCACCAGCATCTAGTTTGCCTCGAATGTTCAAGTTCTTGCCGGTCCATAGCCCCCCCTTTGAAAAGTTGAATTCAGTGAGGGAATCAATTAAAGCGAAGCTGGCTGAAAAGGATATCATTCCAAGTGAGTCATACACAGCACAACAGTTCTTTCATAAACCACGTGAAGTTGGCCGATTAATGCCTGCTTTCTGGAATATACTGAAGAAGACAAGGGAGCGAGGAGTGAGCTTGCACAAACTTTCATCCCATGGTTGCTATGTTCTGAATTCTTCATTTGATAAGCCAGAGTATGATGACATACTGGATTTCTTGGGGGTGAGACCGGTAAGCAGTGAGTGGTATGTAAAGTGCATTCAAGGCTCTAATATTGTAATGGGAGTCTCAGAGGAAACGTACCTGGAGCTTCTTCATTTCCTTGCTGTTAATTGGCAGTCCGAGTTTCACAGCACAGGCATGGGGAACATTCCACTAATTAAATATGTGGGTACTGATGGGAGCGTGTCTTTGTGCTCTGTTAATGAATCTGCTCAACTGTATGGTAAAACTCTGTGCCTATCACTTCAATCTTCTCGTGTCTCATGGTTGATTGATTGGAACAGAGAGTTCCGATGCATGGCAAATCATTTTTTTGTGCCAAGAACCACACAAGAAGCTATCTGTTCATCATCTAACAAAGAACTTGTGTTAAAATGGCTTGTAGACCTGGTTAAAATCAAAGCTTTAAGCGTATATCATTACGCAGATCTCTACGGAGATCAAGTCAGTTGCGACCGGAAACTTGTCATTGCCTATGCTCACTTCTTACATCACTCATTCTTAAATGACTATCTATCGGAAAGGGAAGTTGTTTCTTTGTGTGGTAAGATGCCACTTGTTGATAGCTATGGCCATGTGATCAAAGCAAGGAATGCGGTTCTCGTCCCAGCTAATGAAAGCAAATGGGTGCAATTGATTGGTTCTAATCCTTGGAGCGAAGAAAGCTATGTTGAGTTAGGAGAAGACTACTTGCATCCTGCATGTTTTGCTGGCACAAGCACGGTGGGAAACCAACTCATGAATTTCCTTAAAGTTTATGTTAAGGCTTCTGATATTCCTCACATATCTCCCCCCAATGCTGGAATACCTACTGCGTCAACACCACTTACCAAACAAAATGCATTTCTGCTGTTGGATTGGATTCGTGAGCTGAAACGGTGTGGAATTCACATTCCAGCAAGGTTCATGGCTTGCATACAGGAGGGTAGCTGGCTGAAAATTACTATGAATGGCTCTCCTGGTTACAAACCACCATCACAGTCATTCCTACTTGCTTCGAGCAACAGAAGCTCAAAGTGGGGAAACATTTTGCAGAGTGCATCTGTGCTTGTCGATATTCCTTTGATAGATCAGGGTTTTTATGGTCATAAAATTACGGAGTATAGAGAGGAGCTACGGACAGTTGGGGTCATGTTTGAGTATGGAGAGGCATGCAAATTTATTGGGAACCATCTCATGTCTTTGGCAGCTTCATCCGCTTTAACTAAAAGCAATGTTATCTCCATACTGAATTTCATCAGATTTTTGAGGCAGAATTTTCTTTCTCTAGATGAATTCATTGGcagaattaaagaagaaaggTGGCTAAGGACTTGTTGGGGTGATAGGTCTCCGGTTGGATCTGTTCTATATGATCAGGAGTGGACAACTGCGAGGCAAATTAGTGACATCCCTTTCATTGATGAAGATTACTATGGCGAGGACATCCTTTTTTTCAAACCAGAACTCCAGTTGCTTGGCGTTGTAGTTGGCTTCAATGAAAGTTATCAATTGGTTGTTGATTGCTTTAAATCGCCTTCATGCTTATCTACTCTGACAAAGGAGGCCTTTCTTCTGGTTTTGGATTGCATGCATCATTCTAATTCTGCTCACAAACTAGTTAATGCAGTGAAAAGTACAAAATGCTTAAAGACAAACTTAGGTTACAAATGTCCTGGCGATTGTTTCTTGTTTAATCCTGAATGGGGTTGTCTTCTAAAGGTCTTTGGTGGTTTCCCATTGGTTGATAGTAATTTCTATGGAAGCAGCATCATCTCTCACAATACGGAGTTGAAGGAGCTGGGAGTAAAGGTAGACTTTGAGGATGCTGTCAGAGTGTTTGTTCACACTTTTATAAAGCAGGCATCTTCGTCTTCCATTACAAAGGACAATGTGTTTTCATTCATATCATGCTACAGAAAACTGAAGGGAACTCCAAACAAATTTCCTTCAGATCTTAAGAAGTGCATCCGCGAGGTGAAATGGCTGCGGACTCGGCTTGGTGATTATAGATCTCCAAGAGAATGTATTCTGTTCGGTCCTGTGTGGGAGTTAATTTATCCAATTACTCGCCTTCCGTTTATCGATGACAGCGACAAATACTATGGGAATGGCATTCATGAGTATCGAAACGAGCTGAAGAGTATGGGGGTCGTTGTTGAATTTAAAACCGGTGTGAAGTTTGTGGCTGCTGGTCTTTGCTTTCCTCAAAATCCACGTTGCATAGCTCCCGGGAATGTGCTTTCATTACTGGAATGCATCCGTGCTTTACTGCAAGAAAACGATTACTCCTTTCCCGATGcttttctgaaaaatatttcTCGAGGATGGTTAAAGACCCATGCTGGTTTCAGGTCTCCGGGTAACTGCTGTTTGTTCAATTCCCGGTGGAGTTCCCACGTGAGGCCTACTGATGGACCATTCATTGATGAAGATTTTTATGGTTCTGACATCAAATTGTATTCAAAAGAGCTCAGTGCAATaggagttgatgaagaaaagGTTTGCTCATTGCTTGCCAGTCATCTTGATTCCCATTCTGAATTCGACACTATAGTTCGAGTATATGATTTTCTGAGAGAAAATAAGTGGAAACCAGATAGTGATGCTACCAGAAAGATTTGGATTCCAGATGGACTTGAGAATGGAATGTGGGTTGACCCAGAAGAATGTGCTCTGCATGACAAAAATGGTCTCTTTGGTCTGCAGCTGAATGTATTGGAGAATCATTATAAGCCAAAATTACTTCATTTCTTCTCCAGTTCATTTAATGTTAAATCCAATCCTTCATTTGATGATTACTGTAAGCTTTGGAAGGTTTGGGAAAGTTTAGGAAGACCATTGACACATGCTGAGTGCTGTGCTTTTTGGGAGTGTGTTATGATGCAAAGGAGCTCAAGGACAGAGAGAACCCTTGCTGATGATTTGGTAAAGCTACCTGTTGTTTTGCGCTCTGGTGAAATTTTGTTGTCCAGCAAGAGTGATGTTTTTATTGCTGATGACCTTCTACTAAAGGACCTATTTGAGAAGTTCTCATCGCGCCCGATATTTGTCTGGTGTCCTCAGCCAAACTTGCCTTCTTTGCCTCGAACTAGGTTGCTTGAAGTCTACAGGAAAATTGGGGTTCGCACTGTATCTGAATCAGTGCTGAAGGAAGAATTGTCATTGGCAGATGGAGTAGAACTTAGTCAGATGGATTCGAGGGATGCTGGGATTGGAAAGGAGCTGATTAGACTGATTCTTGGCTTTCTAGCAGATCCTTCTCTTGATATGGAAGCAACAAAGAGGCATGGAGCTGTCCAGTGCCTCCTGAATCTTAAGGTGCTGGAGACTATGGAGCCAATTACTGTAAGCTATAGTTTATTGCTTTCTGACGGGGAACCTCTGAAGGTGAAAGCAAGCCGTATGATTCGCTGGGATAAAGAGTGTTCAAAGTTTTTCACACAGAAGATGGATAAAGCTGGTGGCCGGAAAAATCTTATTGAATATGCAACCTCTTTTTCTGAAGAAATAGCTCGGGGGGTGTTGTGGGATAAAGAAGATCAAATAAAAGCACTCTCTGAACTGATCAAGTTGGCTTTCCTCCTGAATTTTGATGAACAAGCTGTTCAATTCTTGATGAAATCTAATAATCTTCAAACTTTTCTGGAGGACGAGGAGTTCCTTAATGCTGCCTTCCCTTCTGTTTAG